AAAATGCGTGGTCGTCCTTCATCCATATACAGTGAAAGGCTCTGCCTTGCTTTTTGATGGAAGGGCACCACCCTTTCCCGGCTTCCCTTGCCCTGCACCCTTAAAAATCCGGCATCCATACGAAGATCTGTAACTTTTAGCCCCATGAGTTCTGAAACCCTCAGACCCGTTGCGTAGAGCAGCTCCAGCATGGCCCTGTCCCGGAGTCCCAGAGCTGTATCCATGGCCGGAGCGGAGAGAAGTGCTTCCATTTCCGTAAATGAAGGCACATCCGGGAGTTTCCGGCCTGTGCGGGGCAGGCGGACAATTCGGGAAGGATCTTTTTCCAGTGTTTCCAATGAGGCAAGGAAGGTGAAAAAGCCCCGGATGCTTACCAGATGCCGCCCCCGGCTGCGGGCTGCAAGTCCTTCCTTTTCAAGGTGAACAAGGTAGGCCAGAAGATCCATGGGTGCAAGCTCTTCCACCTCAAGATCATTTTCTTTTACATAATGAAGAAAACGACCAAGGTCTTCCGCATAGGCGCTCAGGGTCAGCTCCGCCAGACCCTTTTCGATGAGAAGATGTCGCAGATAGGCATCCAGCAGGGGGTGCGGGTCTGTATTCATCGTGGCAGAAATTCTTCAACCGTGGTGGTGTTGAGAACTTCCGGTCCATCTTTCCGGACCACCACCATGTTCTCAAGGCGGATGCCGCCCCATTCAGGAAGATAAATCCCCGGCTCCACGGTGACCACCATGCCGCTTTTCAGGGGGATATCCTGCATGGGGCTGAGCCTTGGAGCTTCGTGGATGGCAAGGCCCACACCATGGCCTAGACCGTGGCCGAAGAAATCTCCATATCCCTTTTCCTTGATGTAATCCCTTGCCAGTGAGTCAATTTCCTTTGTACTCACACCCTCGCGGATGGCGGCCGTGGCCCTTTCCTGAGCGGTTTTCACCACTTCAAAAATTTCCATGAAGCGGTCATCGGGTTTTTCCAGAAAAAAAGTGCGGGTGATGTCGGAGCAGTATCCTTTGAGCTTTATGCCCCAGTCAAAGAGGACGGGGGCATGGGTGGTGAAAAGATAATCCGAAGGATGGGCATGGGGTTTGGCCGCATTGACACCGCAGGCAACAATGCTGGGAAAGGAAAGGCCTTCAGCACCCGTTTCCCGGAGTTTTTTCTCAAGCAGCCATGCTGCTTCTTTCTCGCTCATGCCCGGCACAAGGGAGGGGATCAGATTTTTTAAGGCCTGTTCCGTAATGGCAAGGGCTTTTCGAATGGTGTTAATTTCATCTTCGTCTTTGATGATGCGTAAGGACTCCACCAGATCCGTGACTGGCAGCAGTCTTGCGGAAGACCCTGCTTTCTCAAGGGATTCAAGCATACGTCCATGGTCTTTTACGGATAGCTTTGCCGGTTCAAAACCTAAGCTTTCAGACCCTATTTGAGAAAGAATATCGGGAAGTTCTGCAGCAAGACCTTTTTTATAACAGTATATTTCATAGCCATGGGCTTCGCTTTCTCCCTGAAAAACAAAGCGGGAGTCCGTGGCGAGAAGCAGCTTGTTTTTTGTGATGAAGAGGGCTCCTGCGGACTCATCATAGCCGTTGTCTTCACCGGTAAAACCGCTTAAGTATCTGCGGTTTTCTTCCACAAGAACCATCATGGCGTCTATGTCACAGGCGGCCATGCGGATGCGGAGATTCTCTATGCGTAAGGAAGTGGAAGGGTTCAAGGCGAAAGTCTCCTGGCTTATTTAAAAGTTAAGAAATCACAAGGGCCTGGATTTGTAAGGCCGACTTCTGAATTTTCAGGCTCTCCATAGCACAGATCTGAAACAGTGGGCAATTCTATCTGCGGGGTTTTTGGGCTATGCTGAGGTAAAGGAAAAATGGTAATATAATGTCTGGAGTATTCGTAATTATAAAAAGCAGGAGAGAACATGTATTGGAGCAAAAGAATTAAAATATTGTGTGGGTTTTTCTGCCTGCTTTTTTGTATACCCTTGGGGACCTTTGCGGAAAAACCTGTTATCAGGTTGGGAGTGGATGAGTTTCCTCCATATATTTCTAAGGAACTCCCAGGATACGGGATTCTGAGCCAGATTGTTTCTGAAAGCTTCGAAAAGGCTGGTTTTGAAGCTGTTTTTGTTTTTGTCCCCTGGAAAAGAGCATTGAAAAGTGTGGAGGAAGGGGAATTTCTGGATGGAACTCCTGCCTGGTTTCGTACGCCGGAGAGGGAGGTTCTTTTTTATGTATCCGATTCTTTGGTGGATGACAGCCAGTCTTTTTTTCATCTGAAAGATTTTGCCTTTGACTGGGAAAAAATCGAAGACTTAAAGGGGATACATATTGGAGCTACCCTTGGTTATGATTATGGAGAAGATTTCAGCAGGGCATACGCCAGAGAAGAAATACTTGTTGAATGGGTTTCTAAGGATGTTCAGAATTTCAGGAAAATGCTTGCGGAACGGATACAGGTTTTTCCCATGAATACCCTTGCAGGTTATGGCATTCTGCAGACGGATTTCAGTGAAAAAGAGTTTGCCAGCATTACCCATCACCCTAAGCCCCTGCGTGCGGAAGCTCTGCACCTTCTTCTTTCTAAACAAAATCCTGCGAACGCTGAAGTGATGGAGCGCTTTAATCGGGGTTTGAAAGAACTGAAAAAAAGTGGTCGGTATGATGAGATCCTGAAATAGAGTAGGTTTTCAGGGTCTTTGGGTTTTCATTAAAGTCCTTAAGGTCTTTAATGTCATTAGGGTCTTTAGGGAGGGCAGGCTGTAGTGTTTCTGCTCTGTGATTGATGGGTTTTAAGGTCTTTAATGTCCTCAAGGTCCTTAGAGACGGCAGACTTCTTCGCTTTACTCTGAGTTCATAGCGATATTACGTTTTTTTAAAATCTCTGAGGAAAATAATGCAGGCTTGTCCTTTATGTTGTTGTGATTTTGTTTCGGAATTTTACCGGGGGCGGCGCAGACTGTACTGGCAGTGTTCGGCTTGTAATCTGGTTTTTGTGGATGCCGCCTTTCTTCTTGCCCCGGATGCGGAAAAGGCCGAGTATGATCTCCATGAGAACAGCCCCGAAGATGAAGGATACCGTCGTTTTCTGAGTCGCCTTACCATACCTCTTCTGGAACGTCTTGGAGGGGAAAAGCTGGAGGGGCTGGATTTTGGCTGCGGTCCCGGCCCGGCGCTGGCCTCCATGATGGAGGAAAATGGCTACCCAATGGCCCTTTATGATCCCTATTATGCACCGGATAAGAAGCCTCTTGAAAAAGAGTATGATTTCATAACCTGCACGGAAGCCATGGAACATTTTTACAGGCCGCAGAAAGAATGGAAGCTTCTGTTTGAATTACTGAAACCCGGCGGATGGCTGGGTATCATGACCAAACTTGTTAAAGATGCAAAGGCCTTTGCAGGCTGGCATTATAAAAATGATCCAACACATGTAAGTTTTTTCAGTCGAAAAACCTTTGAGTATATGGCACAATATGAAAATCTCATGGTGGATTTTGTGGGCGAAGATGTTATTTTTTTTCAGAAATCGCCTTTGTTTTTCTCTGAGATTTCTGAAAGGATAGATTTATGATTGAGGCTATTGTCATCGGCTCTACTGGAAATGAACTGGAAAAGATGCTGGCAGATCTTGGCCGCAGCTATGGTATCGCCGTTTTGACTGAAGAAACTGGTGAGGGGCAGGGTGATCAGAATACACTGTTTCCTGTGGAGATGCAGGCTGACGGCTGGGTTTTTTTTACGGAAGATCCGGATTCGGAGTCTGCCGCAGCTGTAAGGGCCAGGGTTCGGTCCGGATCCGGCCCTTGGCTTAGCCTGCCACCTGATGAAGATGCCGTTCATGCTCTTGCAGCCCGCTGCCGGGAATGGGTCTATGAAAGTGGTATTGTCTGTCTCGGATTTGCAGCAGATGTGGCACCTTCCCAGTTTTCAGTCTGTAGTGAGATAGCAAAGGCGCTTTTTGCCATGTGCCTGCTGAGGACCCGGCCGGAACGGCTCCATGAAGCCCTGAAAACAAGAATGCCGGAGTCTGGGGAGACTTTCTTTCCGGATATTGACTCTGTACTCAAAGATCTTATTGAACGGATGACCTTAAGGGATAAAGTTGCGCTGGCCCATTTTAATGAGGGGCTTCCTGCCCTTGCGGATTCTACTTTGGCTGTCTACATTCTGGGGCATTATCTGTGGCCGCCCAATCCTGATCTTTTGGAAGACTGTGCTCGCAGGGAAGGACTGAGGGAAAAAGAAATGGATGAAACCCTTGCCGTTTCAATTATTATTGCCTGTTTGATGGAAAAACTGAAAGAGTCCCACAGGCTGCGCCTTGTTCCCGGAGGCGCTTCCGGATAAAGGGGCTTGGTCTGACAGGTGAATGGGGTTAAGCTTTTGCCTCTCTGGATCATGATAAGGAAGGAAATGAGATGGGAGAAATCATAGCCTTTGGCGGCGGCAAGGGAGGCAGCGGGAAGAGCTTTCTCATTTCCCTCACGGGAAGCCTTCTGGCTGCTGCCGGAAAAAAGGTGGTGCTGGTGGATCTGGATCTGGGTGCTGCCAATCTCCATTCTTTTTTTGGTATTAGCGTTTCAAAACCGGGGCTACAGGATTTTATGGAAGGCCGTGCTGCCAGCCTTTCGGACTGCTGCCTTGAAACTTCCATCCCCCGTCTTTCTCTCATATCGTCCAAGGGATGCACAGCCCATGTGGCGGATCTGCCCGCAGGCTGGGTGCAGCGCCTGATTCAGGGGTTCAGAACTCTTCCCCACGAGTGCATACTGCTGGATCTTGGGGCCGGAACCTATAAGAACAATCTGGATTTTTTTCTGGCCGCATCCCGTGGTGTGCTGGTGACGACACCGGAACCCACGGCTGTTGAAAATCTTTTCCGTTTCATCCATGCCCTTTTCATGCGTAAAATCAGAGGCCATGTGGGCGATGGCGGTTTGAGGGAGCTTACCCGCATCTGTCTTGCCTTAAAACCGGCCACTTCCATTCGTCCTCTGGATATGGCCAAAGCCCTTGAAACCAAAGATTCCGAAGCTGCCCGCAAACTGATAGCAGACATTGAAGGTATGCGCCTTTATCTGCTCCTCAATCAGGTGAGAAAAACCATGGATGCGGAAGTGGCCGCCCAGCTCATGGGTTTTTACCCGAAGCTTTTTGGTTCTGTTTTTTCCCTTGGTGCCGTTGTCAGCCATGGAGATGAGGTGAATGATGCCATCATGAGCCGGGAACCCTTTTTGAAAAATTACCGAAGCCATACCATCACCCGTCAGGTGATGGGGCTTGCCCGCCAGCTTCTCTCAAACAGGTAGGGGCGACCCTTGCTGTCGCCGGAATCTTTTTCCTGTCAGGCAGACTGTCCCTGTGACGAAAAACCCGTGAAGGGTGTTGCTTCTCCCCTGAAAACTCCCTCTTCCTAAAATTAAAGTTGACTTTAACTTTATCTGTGTTATCCATTCACCATGAATTCAATAAAGATGTACGCCATATCAGAGCTGGCCGCAGAGCTGGAAATCAGTCCTTCCACCATCCGTTTTTATGAGGATAAGGGATTGATATCCCCTGAACGCAGTGCCGGTAACCAGCGGCTCTATTCCAGAAAACATAAAGCAAGACTCAAGCTGATTCTTCGGGGCAAGCGTTTTGGATTTTCTCTGGCAGAAATTGCGGAAATGATCGGATATGCGGATGTTCCCCTCCATGAGGCCGAGCAGATTCGTAAAAGCCTTGCCTTTGGCAGGGAAAAGCTTGAGGAAATACGAAGAAAAAAAGAGGATCTGGCCCTTCTGGAGGCTGATATTCTTTCCATGCAGGAGTTTCTGGAAAAACGTTTGCAATCCATAAAATAATGTAATTGTTCAGCACATTTTTTTAACTTTCATACCTGCCAGATAAATGCAGAGGCATCCAAGCTATTTGCCCGTGACGCAATCTTATTCGGGAGCTTCTTGCCCTGTGC
This sequence is a window from Desulfobotulus mexicanus. Protein-coding genes within it:
- a CDS encoding MinD/ParA family ATP-binding protein, producing the protein MGEIIAFGGGKGGSGKSFLISLTGSLLAAAGKKVVLVDLDLGAANLHSFFGISVSKPGLQDFMEGRAASLSDCCLETSIPRLSLISSKGCTAHVADLPAGWVQRLIQGFRTLPHECILLDLGAGTYKNNLDFFLAASRGVLVTTPEPTAVENLFRFIHALFMRKIRGHVGDGGLRELTRICLALKPATSIRPLDMAKALETKDSEAARKLIADIEGMRLYLLLNQVRKTMDAEVAAQLMGFYPKLFGSVFSLGAVVSHGDEVNDAIMSREPFLKNYRSHTITRQVMGLARQLLSNR
- a CDS encoding class I SAM-dependent methyltransferase, which produces MQACPLCCCDFVSEFYRGRRRLYWQCSACNLVFVDAAFLLAPDAEKAEYDLHENSPEDEGYRRFLSRLTIPLLERLGGEKLEGLDFGCGPGPALASMMEENGYPMALYDPYYAPDKKPLEKEYDFITCTEAMEHFYRPQKEWKLLFELLKPGGWLGIMTKLVKDAKAFAGWHYKNDPTHVSFFSRKTFEYMAQYENLMVDFVGEDVIFFQKSPLFFSEISERIDL
- a CDS encoding substrate-binding periplasmic protein; translated protein: MDEFPPYISKELPGYGILSQIVSESFEKAGFEAVFVFVPWKRALKSVEEGEFLDGTPAWFRTPEREVLFYVSDSLVDDSQSFFHLKDFAFDWEKIEDLKGIHIGATLGYDYGEDFSRAYAREEILVEWVSKDVQNFRKMLAERIQVFPMNTLAGYGILQTDFSEKEFASITHHPKPLRAEALHLLLSKQNPANAEVMERFNRGLKELKKSGRYDEILK
- the xerD gene encoding site-specific tyrosine recombinase XerD — encoded protein: MNTDPHPLLDAYLRHLLIEKGLAELTLSAYAEDLGRFLHYVKENDLEVEELAPMDLLAYLVHLEKEGLAARSRGRHLVSIRGFFTFLASLETLEKDPSRIVRLPRTGRKLPDVPSFTEMEALLSAPAMDTALGLRDRAMLELLYATGLRVSELMGLKVTDLRMDAGFLRVQGKGSRERVVPFHQKARQSLSLYMDEGRPRILKTRFSDYLFVGGTGKPLTRQAFWKNVKRYSLKAGIARLITPHSLRHAFATHLLEGGADLRVVQALLGHADIATTQIYTHVNRKGLKEVHRRFHPRST
- a CDS encoding aminopeptidase P family protein; the encoded protein is MNPSTSLRIENLRIRMAACDIDAMMVLVEENRRYLSGFTGEDNGYDESAGALFITKNKLLLATDSRFVFQGESEAHGYEIYCYKKGLAAELPDILSQIGSESLGFEPAKLSVKDHGRMLESLEKAGSSARLLPVTDLVESLRIIKDEDEINTIRKALAITEQALKNLIPSLVPGMSEKEAAWLLEKKLRETGAEGLSFPSIVACGVNAAKPHAHPSDYLFTTHAPVLFDWGIKLKGYCSDITRTFFLEKPDDRFMEIFEVVKTAQERATAAIREGVSTKEIDSLARDYIKEKGYGDFFGHGLGHGVGLAIHEAPRLSPMQDIPLKSGMVVTVEPGIYLPEWGGIRLENMVVVRKDGPEVLNTTTVEEFLPR
- a CDS encoding MerR family transcriptional regulator, giving the protein MYAISELAAELEISPSTIRFYEDKGLISPERSAGNQRLYSRKHKARLKLILRGKRFGFSLAEIAEMIGYADVPLHEAEQIRKSLAFGREKLEEIRRKKEDLALLEADILSMQEFLEKRLQSIK